The candidate division KSB1 bacterium genome contains the following window.
TGTCGGTTCTGCAACAAACATACGATGCATAAAGAAACTCGTTAATTGAGTCAGGCCAGTAGCTCAATTGGCTAGAGCACCGGTCTCCAAAACCGGTGGCTGGGGGTTCGAGTCCCTCCTGGCCTGCCAATATCAGAAGACGATTGATTGAATGGAGCCGAAAACAAACAATGTTTGAGAAGATCAATAGATTTTTGCAAGAAGTCAGACAAGAAATGGCTAAGGTAAGCTGGCCGAGCCGTGATGAGCTCAAAGGGACAACCATTATCGTCATTGTTCTGACCATCGTTCTATCCGTATTTATCTGGTTAACTGATAAGGTTCTTGAGGGGCTGTTGAAAATCATTTATTAGAAAAATTTAATGGTATGTGAGGCTTTGGAAGATCAAGAGAAAAAATGGTATGTGGTGCATGTCCTGTCGGGTCATGAGAACAAGGTGAAAGCTTATCTGGAGAGCGAAGTGAGTCGATTGGGGCTTCAGCATAAGATCAGCAACATTTTGGTGCCGACAGAAAACATCACTGAGATGCGAGATGGCAAAAGAAAGACCAAGAGCAAAATTTTTTTCCCCGGTTACATATTGATTGAGATGGTGCTAGATGTTGAGACCTCGTATTTAATTTCAAATACACCGGGTATCACCAGTTTTGTGGGCTCTAAAAATAAGCCGCAACCACTCCGTCCCGACGAGGTGAAACGAATTTTGGGGCGTGTAGATGAGGCAAAAAGCCGGGAGTTCTTGAATGTCCCGTTTCGAGTGGGTGATCCCATCAAAGTGATTGATGGACCATTTACCGATTTTACTGGCGTAGTTCAAGAAGTGAACGAAGAGAAAAACAAAGTGAAAGTTATGGTCAGCATTTTTGGCCGATCAACCCCGGTCGAGCTGGATTTTTTACAGGTAGAATTGGAGAAATAAATTTCATATGGCAAAAAAAGTCATTGGATCAATCAAATTGCAGGTGCCAGCAGGCAATGCCAATCCTTCACCCCCGGTCGGCCCAGCGTTGGGACAGCACGGGGTGAACATCATGGAGTTCTGCAAGGCATTTAATGCGCGCACTCAGGATCAGAAGGGTTTAATTATCCCCGTGATCATCACTGTCTATGCGGATCGGTCGTTTAGTTTTATTACAAAAACACCGCCCGCTGCTGTGCTATTGAAAAAGGCCGCTGGCTTAGAGAAAGGTTCCGGCGAGCCAAATCGCAAGAAGGTTGGCAAGGTGACCAGTGCTCAGGTGCGAGAGATCGCTGAACTCAAGATGAAAGACCTCAATGCGTTTACAATCGAAAGTGCGATCAAAATGATCGAGGGAACAGCCCGGAGCATGGGAATAACGATTGAAGGGTAAGATAGGATCACTCCATTATCGAATATGTTGGAGATACAATGAAGCGAAGCAAACGTTACATACAAGCTGCTGGTAAAATCGAAAAAGGCAAAGCATATACTCTGGATGAGGCTATTGCGCTGTTGAAATCCACTGCCAGCGCGAAATTCGATGAATCCGTCGAAGTGGCAGTGAATCTGGGAGTCGATCCAAAATACGCTGATCAAATGGTCCGTGGTACGGTAACATTGCCCAATGGGACTGGAAAAACGGTCAGGGTTTTGGTATTGACCAAGGGAGCTAAAGAGAAAGAAGCGCTGGATGCAGGGGCAGATTACGTGGGGTTGGATGAATATATTGAAAAAA
Protein-coding sequences here:
- the nusG gene encoding transcription termination/antitermination protein NusG, with product MVCEALEDQEKKWYVVHVLSGHENKVKAYLESEVSRLGLQHKISNILVPTENITEMRDGKRKTKSKIFFPGYILIEMVLDVETSYLISNTPGITSFVGSKNKPQPLRPDEVKRILGRVDEAKSREFLNVPFRVGDPIKVIDGPFTDFTGVVQEVNEEKNKVKVMVSIFGRSTPVELDFLQVELEK
- the rplK gene encoding 50S ribosomal protein L11, whose protein sequence is MAKKVIGSIKLQVPAGNANPSPPVGPALGQHGVNIMEFCKAFNARTQDQKGLIIPVIITVYADRSFSFITKTPPAAVLLKKAAGLEKGSGEPNRKKVGKVTSAQVREIAELKMKDLNAFTIESAIKMIEGTARSMGITIEG
- the secE gene encoding preprotein translocase subunit SecE, with the protein product MFEKINRFLQEVRQEMAKVSWPSRDELKGTTIIVIVLTIVLSVFIWLTDKVLEGLLKIIY